Proteins encoded by one window of Pan troglodytes isolate AG18354 chromosome 16, NHGRI_mPanTro3-v2.0_pri, whole genome shotgun sequence:
- the LOC750186 gene encoding LOW QUALITY PROTEIN: golgin subfamily A member 8N (The sequence of the model RefSeq protein was modified relative to this genomic sequence to represent the inferred CDS: inserted 1 base in 1 codon) — MAEETQHNKLAAAKKKLKEYWQKNSPRVPAGANRNRKTNGSISETATSGGCQSPGDSATGFHREGPTSSATLKDLESPCQERAVVLDSTSVKISRLKNTIKSLKQQKKQVEHQLEEEKKANNERQKAERELEVQIQTLIIQKEELNTDLCHMERSLRYFEEESKDLAVHLQYSLQCKGELERALSAVIATEKKKANQLSSRSKARTEWWLEQSLRDQRLLKAQLTLLKKSFEKVQLQKDEYAASIKGERALWQQRMRKMSQEVYTLKTEKEHYTHRVEELERSLSKLKNQMAEPLPPEPPAVPSEVELQHLRKELERVAGELQAQVKNNQHISLLNRRQEERIREQEDRLRKQEERLQEQHEKLQQLAKPQSVFEEPNNENKSALQLEQQVKELQEKLGEERLEAASQQNQQLTAQPSLMALPGEGHGGEHLASEGEEAPQPMPSVPEDLENREAMSSFMDHLEEKADLSELVKKKELHFIHHWRERCHQKIHHVLSEPGGRAKDAALGGGHHQAGAQGGDEGEAAGAAADGIAAYSNYNNGHRKFLAAAQNPADEPGPGAPAPQELGAADKHGDLCEXEAREDPLLDKPTAQPIVQDHQEHPGLGSNCCVPFFRWAWLPRRRR; from the exons TCAGCAACAGGTTTCCACAGGGAAGGCCCTACATCATCTGCTACCCTGAAAGATCTGGAG AGCCCGTGCCAAGAACGAGCAGTAGTCCTGGATTCAACGTCCGTAAAAATCAGTCGACTGAAGAACACCATCAAATCTTTG AAACAACAGAAGAAACAAGTGGAACATCAGCTGGAAGAA gaaaagaaagcaaacaacgaGAGACAGAAAGCCGAAAGGGAGCTAGAG GTTCAAATCCAGACATTGATCATACAGAAAGAGGAACTAAATACGGACCTGTGCCACATGGAACGTTCTCTCAGATACTTTGAAG AAGAGTCCAAGGACCTGGCTGTCCACCTGCAATATTCATTGCAGTGTAAAGGAGAGTTAGAGAGGGCTCTCTCTGCTGTCATCGCCACAGAGAAGAAGAAGGCAAACCAG TTGTCCAGCCGCAGCAAAGCACGTACGGAGTGGTGGTTAGAGCAGTCCTTACGGGACCAGAGACTGCTGAAAGCGCAGCTGACACTG TTGAAGAAGTCATTTGAAAAAGTCCAATTACAAAAAGATGAGTATGCTGCAAGTATAAAAGGAGAGAGGGCCCTGTGGCAGCAGAGGATGAGAAAAATGTCGCAGGAG GTTTACACACTGAAGACAGAGAAGGAGCATTATACGCATCGGGTAGAGGAGCTGGAGAGGAGCTTGTCCAAACTCAAAAACCAGATGG CTGAACCCTTGCCCCCGGAGCCCCCAGCAGTGCCCTCTGAGGTGGAGCTGCAGCACCTCAGGAAGGAACTAGAGAGAGTGGCAGGAGAGCTCCAGGCCCAGGTCAAAAACAATCAGCACATAAGTCTCCTGAACCGGCGACAAGAAGAGAGGATTCGGGAGCAGGAAGACAGGCTTCGGAAGCAGGAGGAGAGGCTTCAGGAGCAGCACGAGAAGCTTCAGCAGCTGGCCAAGCCACAGAGCGTCTTCGAGGAGCCG aacaatgagaacaaGAGCGCACTGCAGTTGGAGCAGCAAGTAAAGGAGCTACAGGAGAAGCTTGGTGAG GAGCGCCTGGAAGCAGCCAGCCAGCAGAACCAGCAGCTAACAGCCCAGCCTAGCCTCATGGCTCTCCCTGGGGAAG GACACGGAGGAGAACATCTGGCCAgtgagggggaggaggcacctcAGCCCATGCCGAGTGTCCCAGAGGACCTGGAGAACAGGGAGGCCATG AGCAGCTTTATGGACCACCTGGAGGAGAAGGCAGACCTGAGTGAGCTGGTCAAGAAAAAAGAACTTCACTTCATCCACCACTGGCGAGAGAGATGCCATCA GAAAATCCATCACGTTTTATCAGAACCAGGGGGCCGTGCCAAAGATGCGGCACTGGGAGGAGGACACCATCAGGCTGGAGCTCAGGGAGGAGATGAAG GTGAAGCTGCTGGAGCTGCAGCAGATGGTATTGCGGCTTACAGCAACTACAACAATGGGCACAGAAAATTCCTGGCCGCTGCCCAGAACCCTGCTGATGAGCCCGGTCCAGGAGCCCCAGCTCCCCAGGAGCTTGGGGCTGCAGACAAGCATGGTG ATCTTTGTg gagaggccagggaggaTCCTCTCCTTGACAAGCCTACTGCACAGCCCATCGTGCAGGACCACCAGGAGCACCCAGGCTTGGGCAGCAACTGCTGTGTGCCATTCTTTCGCTGGGCTTGGCTGCCAAGAAGAAGGAGAtaa